In the genome of Flavobacterium panacagri, one region contains:
- a CDS encoding heavy-metal-associated domain-containing protein: MNKLLLIAMITFFGFSAQAQTKKNKNLKYTTEVNGNCEQCKKRIEKAAYGVPGVKTASWDISSHQLSVILNEEKSSPLDLNKAVAKAGHDTKEVKATTEDYDNLHSCCKYVRE, translated from the coding sequence ATGAATAAATTACTTTTAATAGCAATGATTACATTTTTTGGATTTTCAGCGCAAGCTCAAACTAAAAAAAATAAAAACTTAAAATATACTACAGAAGTAAATGGTAACTGCGAGCAGTGTAAAAAACGAATTGAGAAAGCTGCTTATGGTGTTCCTGGAGTAAAAACGGCTAGCTGGGACATTAGTTCTCATCAATTGTCAGTTATTTTGAACGAAGAGAAATCTTCTCCTTTAGATTTAAATAAGGCAGTTGCAAAAGCAGGTCATGATACTAAAGAGGTTAAAGCAACAACGGAAGATTATGATAATCTTCATAGCTGCTGCAAGTATGTGAGAGAATAA